A genomic region of Prevotella scopos JCM 17725 contains the following coding sequences:
- a CDS encoding DMP19 family protein — MIDVKVKDSDIRKAVEEGMDSFVQVFVDAIGNAIDNKLTLETMQQLNADQITLLAWSYLHQEVMDGGYVQLIYNGYGAFIFKNPFAVAMRNWGIRELYTHIRHGKKYYEKYHEAIEAVESDEDFMALYEQMPEFDEFDDEFVVNEERWTAMIAAYIDDHIENFATIEE, encoded by the coding sequence ATGATTGACGTCAAAGTAAAAGATAGCGATATACGTAAAGCTGTTGAAGAAGGAATGGACAGTTTTGTTCAGGTCTTTGTTGATGCCATTGGCAATGCAATAGATAATAAGCTGACATTGGAGACTATGCAGCAACTGAATGCTGATCAGATAACACTGTTGGCATGGAGTTATCTTCATCAAGAAGTGATGGATGGCGGTTATGTTCAATTGATATATAATGGTTATGGAGCGTTTATCTTCAAGAATCCTTTTGCAGTTGCTATGCGTAACTGGGGGATTCGTGAGCTATACACACACATCCGCCATGGAAAGAAATATTACGAAAAGTATCACGAGGCGATTGAAGCTGTTGAATCTGATGAAGATTTCATGGCTTTATATGAGCAGATGCCAGAATTTGATGAGTTTGATGATGAATTTGTGGTCAATGAGGAACGATGGACTGCCATGATTGCAGCTTATATTGATGACCATATTGAGAAT
- a CDS encoding ribose-phosphate pyrophosphokinase: MSENNSFLVFSGTKTRYLAEKICASLGCPLGNLVMTRFSDGEFVVSYEQSIRGKDVFLVQSTFPTSDNLMELLLMIDAAKRASARHIIAVMPYFGWARQDRKDKPRVSIGAKLVADLLSVAGIDRLITMDLHADQIQGFFNVPVDHLYASGVLLPYVQGLHLKDLVIASPDVGGSKRANTYAKYLGCPLVLCNKTRARANVVDTIQIIGDVKDKNVIIVDDMVDTAGTITKAADVMKEAGAKSVRAIASHCVMSGPATERVEASALEELVFTDSIPYTARCSKVKQISVADMFAETINRVLNNESISSQYLI, from the coding sequence ATGAGTGAAAATAACTCTTTTTTGGTATTCTCTGGTACAAAGACCAGATACCTTGCTGAAAAAATCTGTGCCAGTCTTGGCTGTCCGCTTGGCAATTTGGTAATGACACGCTTCTCTGATGGGGAGTTTGTGGTTTCCTATGAACAGAGTATTCGTGGTAAGGATGTCTTCCTTGTACAGAGTACTTTTCCAACTTCTGACAACCTGATGGAACTTCTCCTGATGATTGATGCTGCTAAGCGTGCGTCTGCCCGTCACATTATTGCTGTCATGCCTTACTTCGGATGGGCACGTCAGGATCGTAAAGATAAACCACGCGTTAGCATTGGTGCAAAGTTAGTGGCAGACTTATTGAGTGTCGCAGGTATCGATCGTCTGATAACAATGGACTTACATGCTGACCAGATTCAAGGTTTCTTCAATGTGCCTGTTGATCATCTCTATGCTAGTGGTGTTTTGTTGCCTTACGTTCAGGGCCTTCACTTAAAGGATCTCGTTATTGCTAGTCCTGATGTTGGTGGTTCTAAGCGTGCTAATACTTACGCAAAGTATCTGGGGTGTCCTCTGGTACTCTGTAACAAAACACGTGCACGTGCTAATGTTGTTGACACAATTCAGATTATTGGTGATGTGAAAGACAAGAATGTTATCATCGTTGATGATATGGTTGATACAGCTGGAACAATCACTAAGGCTGCTGATGTTATGAAGGAAGCTGGTGCAAAGAGCGTACGTGCTATTGCTTCTCACTGTGTAATGAGTGGTCCTGCAACAGAACGTGTTGAGGCTTCTGCTTTGGAAGAGTTGGTTTTCACAGATTCTATCCCATACACAGCTCGTTGTTCAAAAGTAAAGCAGATTTCTGTAGCTGACATGTTTGCAGAGACAATCAATCGTGTATTAAACAATGAGAGTATCTCAAGTCAGTACCTCATATAA